TCCTTGACAGTCCTTCTGCCCAGCACGGAAGCCAAGTGAATGCTCTGCTTCTGAAGTAACGTACAAGGCCTCAGAGGAACAACTGCAGTGCTGGGTTACCAATGCCGCGCAGAAAGAATGTGGGCACTGGAGACTGGAGAAGAACATAAATGCAGATTGTTCAGAATAACAAATCCCCAGGGCAGGAGAGCTTGGCCCAAAGAAGCAACTCTAATGTACAAAGGCTaccttgaatataaaatatacacgtATGAGATAAATATGTAAAAGCTGCGGTTCTAGTGGGGTTTGGGTGGGACCTATGAGCATCTGCTAAAAGGTAAATGGGAGGAGTACATTAATTTCAATCATATTGTAGATTTCCCTCTAAACTGAAATTATCTCGGTAAAACTAGGCCAACAAATTCATGATGCCCTAAGACATTCGTTGTTATGTGCTGTAGAGTCGATGTGACTTGCGgccaccccatgtgacggagtagaactgccccgtagggtttcctagactgtaatctatatgggagcaggtcaccaggtctttctcccatggagccacttggtgggttcaaaccgccaaccttttggttagcaactgagtgctgaaccgtggtgccaccagggctccttttgatacACTTACcatgaattatttgtcttttctaaATGGTGATTCCAAGATGCTaatctttttctgtgttttaaaatTAGTAACTGGTAATAGGGGCCGCCACTGAACATTTACTGTAtgctaagctttttttttaagcatttgacAGACAGGGTCTCATTTCATCCTTTTTACAGGAGAAACTGGGACTTGTTAAGTCTGAAGGCAGAACTGGTGGGACTAGATGACATCATGCTGTGGAAGAGCTGGCAACTTGAATGCCTGAGAAAAAAAGTCCCAGGGCCTGAGCCTTAGGGATGCCCCTGGCACATCTGCAAGTCCCAGTCACTCGACTATGGAGTATTGGGGTGGGAGCAGTAACAGGAAGGCCCCAGCCAATCTCCCAGACAATGTGTAGTCTTTGTTGCTGGTTTTTTTGtggtggttgtgtgccatcaagttgattccaactcgcagtgaccctatatgacagagtagaacagccccataggatttcccaggctgtaatctttatgggaggagatcaccaggtcttttctctcacagagctgctgggtgggcccgaaccaccgacctttcggttagtagcccagtgctaaCCATTGCGCAACCAGGGCTACTGGTGCCCTGGGCTTATTGTCTGGCACTGAGTGGCCTAACTTGGGGAGGTCAGCTTCTCTTCACCAGGTAGAAGGGCTCTGCCCTGGTGCTTGTGTCTTCCCCAGAATTAGCATTTGGTCAGACTCTAGTGCATTGGTTCATTGTCCAGCCATTTCTCCTGCATGTCATAGGTCTCCTCTTAGTGATCCAGGAAAGTCCTCATCGGCAGGAAACATATCTCACATGTGTGCACCATGAGTATTTCAATCTGGCTCAAAGTGTGACAGGAGCCAGCTTAGGTTCTGAGCCCTCAGGGAACATCAGGGAACAGGGGGATTACAGTTCATTGCCAAGGGTACAAGGTTGGTGCGTAGTAGAGACTGGGTGGATGGCTGACCCAAGGGCACAAGGTTGGTGCGTAGTAGAGACTGGGTGGACGGCTGACCCAGGGGCGCAAGGTTGGTGTGTAGTAGAGACTGGGTAGATGGCTGACCCAAGGGGCAGTGGAGACAGTCCAGGTAGGGAAATACGTCCCTCAGTGTAGGTGTCTGGACATGCTTCCACCTCAGGCCAGAAAGTGAACTGCCTGGGGAAGAGCAAGGCTCTTCAGGAACCCTAGTTTCCTAAGTTAGGGGCCAACACTGAGGACAGTTTTTCCATCCAACATCACTTCCTCTGTGGAGCCTCCGGCACAACCTCAGGGCTCTGAAGGACATGCACAGACCTCTCTGATGCCCTCAGTAGACCGGATCACAATTATTCACTGATGTGCCCAGTTGGGGTGCCCCGAAGGCAGAGGCCATGTCCGTCATGTGTGTATCTCATAGTATTGAACACAGGCaccactcagtaaatgtttgctgagtgTCTGGCATCTTTTATCTCCATGGTGCGTCCTGAACATATAGCTGAAGCCCAAATGGATCTGTTTCCCAAAGACAAAAGCtcatttttaagttttcttatgATATGTTTGCTATGGCCCATGTTATGTCATGAGCATATTTTCCATTCCATTCTACTATCATTATCGCTGTAAATTCTTAGATTTTCAGGGAAAAGTCACATAATTTGGGACCCATACTTTTGCTTTTAAGACAGCAGTTTTTCCTTAATGTACCTACTATACACAAGAcaaatcaagaaaatgaaaacagtgGGGCCCCTCTAAGCTGCCTCAGTAATGAGGGGTCAGTTGTGCTTTCAGAAGCAACCCAGGAGTCCTGAAACAGATTTGGAATCACCTTCAGGGCATCTCAGAAGAGAATGTGTACAGGTGGCTttataagtagaaaaaaaaaaaccaaacccattgtggtcgagttgattttgactcacagcgaccctacgggacagagtaaaactgcccacagggtgtccaatgagcctgatggattcgaactgccagggttttggttagcacctgtagctcttaaccactacgccaccacggttccCAAAAAGGAAGATGGATAAACTGTTGATTTCACAAAGGAATACTCACCTCTAAAAAATGGGAAAGCTCATTGTTGATGAGCTCCTTGAGTTCAGACTTCTTTAGCTTGTGCTTGTCACCTTCCTTTCCAGAATATTGATGGAAAACATCAATGAGGGACACCATAGCCTTCTCCAGCTCAGACATCCTACAGGTTCTACAAGGGAAAGATGTCTTCTCATGTGCTGTGTTTTGTTTGGACATAAAACATTTAATGTAATGTCTGCAGAGACCTCTATCCAGGGTCACACACATTTTAtctaagaataaatttgacaagaAAAGTGCAGGCCCTTCCAAAAGATTCTAAGGAACATAAATATAGAACCTTGTTTTCCCCtgaattaatataaaaattaaactcATTTTTAATAAAGATCTTAATGCAATTTTTTATAGGTGAGCAACATGACAAAAAACAGTTGTCAAATCcaactggaaaaataaatatggtagaattgccacaatttattttttcttaaagaagaaTATCGAGAGGCACCCTGACCTACCAGAAACGAAAATGTATTATAAGTCTGAACGATTGAACTGGTGTGTCCTGACAGAGGCGTAGAGAGAATGCAGCTGGAGGCTGAGCCGCAGCCCAAGCATTTCGTTAGTATTCATGAAGGCGCCTATCCAAGTGAATGGGGAAATGGTGGGTTATTCAAGAAACTGACTGGGACAAACCTTGGAAAGAAGTGTTTCTCTGTAGATACCAAAGCAAGAAGTTTCCTGCTTCCCTCATACCATGTACTTTATATCGTGGCCAGTGAATTGAGGAACTATTTCCTCAATCCCAGCAGCATGGCACTCTTTACAAAGGGTGGCTGGTTCATTGTCTCACAAAACTGAGAAGCTCAGGCAGAGACGTTTACCCACTTTGGACCTTGAATTCTAATCATTAAATCAAGTAAAAACCTTTGCAGTGCTGtaactaaaaataaatttcactGTTGAAAAATCACTCCCATGTTGAATATATCATTTACATcttaaaataaaagtttaaaatcttatttatttCTAATCTCCCAAAGGGAACATGATTGAGGTTATTTTTGTCTTCGCCTGATCTTCGCCGAAGCCACGCTATTAGTAACCAGGGTACTTTGCTTAAATCCCTAAGAATCAGGTATTTCATATATATAAGACAATTCAGATGAGTTAAAATCTCTAAGATTTCATACTTTCCCATTCTTTGCCCTCAAGTTTTcaactactgatttttttttttttttttaagaaacctaGTAAACTTTTGCTTCATCCTGATGTTGCTTTAAGTCCATGATGATTTGGGGAAGAGAAGGTTCGATGATTTTTCTCTAAAGCATGAGTaatgggttttaaaaaaaaaaggcaaaaaacacaTATTTCATATATGAACaccaatcccattgctgtcaagtcgattccaacttacagcgaccccatagggcagagtagaactgccccaaaggattcccaaggggtggctggtggattcgaactgctaaccttttggttagcagccaagctgttaaccactgtgccaccagagctccatcatATATTATAAAATTATAGAACTCCATAAAATGTAGTTTTCTTCTTAACCTTACTGCAAAttcattttttcttccctgtgaCTTAAGAAACGGTTGATGGTGTAAAGATTATCTTTTAAGAAAGTTGCAAGCAAATACCCATATTTCCTTCTCACTTCCCTTTGGGAAAGTTCTGcattaatctttttattttggaaatgaGACTTCTGGAGCTTCCGCTGTTCAGGAAGACACACCTACACATCACATACACTCTGAGAGCCCACTCTAAAGGGCTCTACCTCTTTGAGGGATTGTAAGACTGAGGAAAGTTAAaacccaccaaaaaaaccaaacctgttgccgtcaagttgattccgactcacagcgaccctataggacagagtagaactgccccatagggtttccgagaagcgcctggtggattcgaactgctgaccttttggtgagtagccatAGCTTTTCAcaactacgccacctgggttccCTAAAACTCACCAGAaacctaagctttttttttttttttttctttttgacccaATTCGTTGTTTATTTGTGAAGACCTTCCCCAACTGTCATGGAATTTTTGAGTGGTGTCCAGCAGGACATGGACATTTCAAATCGAGGGAAATGAGAAAACCAGGAAGTAATAACTTATCCAGGACCATGGAAGAAgtaaaaagcaggatgaaaataaaacatttgtttatGATACAAGGCTAAACTGGTATTAGGTTCTAAACTGTTCTCAGCCCCAGACCCAATgccccaactcatagagaccctaaaggacagagtagaactgccccatagtttttttaaggctgtaatctttatgaaagcaggctgccacatctttctgcagtgaagtggctggtggattcgaacctctgacctttcagttagcagccaagcactttaaccactgcaccactagggctcctattcTGAGCCCCAGTGGGGAACAAAAAGTTAGAGAAGAGTTGGGGAAGAAGCATTTGTACCTCTGGGAAAATGTCAGCAATTGCTTCTAAGCCCTTAGACCTGAGGCTTCTCTGATTCGTGGTCACAGAAACAAGTAAAACGCACCTCTGGCTGTCTAGTGTGGACATCCTCGGGTCCACAAAGCAGTAATAAGATCAACAATTAAGATTTAAGCATGCAGTGCTGTTGACACTTTTGAAATGCTGCCAGTTATCTTAAGGACGCCTTTTAGCCACTACCCAACCCCTAGCCCCATCCCTTTCCCCCTTCTCTCCAAAGACAGAAAAGAGCCGCCCTTCCTCACCTGCTTTGCTGTTTTGTGGTCTCTGGCTGCAGCAGCGGAGTGGCAGGAGTGGCAGACAGAAGCAGGCTCTTATTCCTTCCTCCCAGGCGGAGGGGGAGTGGACCCTGGTGCAGACGCACTGCAGGCAGTGGCAGCCAATGGGGGCCAAGGGCGGGGAGGCGGCTGGGGCAGACAGGCCGGCACACAGGGCTGCATTGACCAAGCGACCGCCCAGGGACTTGCTGGACAGCCAGGACTGCGCAGGGGCCAAGGGAAAGAAAGAGCCCTGTTGGGCAGGAAGCAGGAGTCAGCTTtttgcgctttttttttttttaattacatgaaTATTGATGTTCCTCTCAAAAGCAGTGTGGGGGTGGGGAAAAGAGAGCGAGATGGATTAATTAATTCAAACAAAGCAAATGTCCAGCCAAGAACAAGAAGCTTCCAAGTACAGGCGGAATGTAGGAGATTAAGCACACAGGCatcgctcaataaatgtttgctgagtgaATGCCCGGCTTCTTTTATTTCCGTGGTGAGGACCGAACATCTAGCTAGCTAAAGCCAAAATAGATCCTTTTCCCAAAGACAAAAGCTCATTTTTAAGAGTTTTCTTATGATATGTCCACTATGGCCCATGATAAGTCATGATgagtatattttccattttttttttttttattctgctatCGTTATCACTGGAAATCCTTAGATGAACCTCAACTGTCTTCCAGAGCCCTTCCCATAATGGTGAGGCCCATGGAGCCCCTCTCCCCTGTCTACAGGTTCCCCTGGTCTGGCCCCCACCTGGAGATGTGATGCCCTGTCAGGGCAGCGGGGGCTTCTCTGGCTGGAGCCAACACGGCTGCCTCCAGAAACTACTGAGTCCACTGTCAGCAAGGAGGGGGCTCCACCAAAACATGTGGTATAATGGATGCTTGATGCTTTTAGGGGAAAATCCTTGTTTATTATTgaaatatgtccccccaaaaatctgtgtattaacttggctaggccatgattcccaatattctgtggttgtcctccattttgtgattgtaattttatgtctagAGGGTTAGGGTGGTATTATAACACCGCCCTTACTcagatccagtgtaaagggagtctccctggggtgtggcctgcgccacattttctctctcaaaagatgaaagggaagcaagcagagggttagggacctcataccaccaagaaagcagcaccaggagcacagcacatcctttggacacggggtccctgtacctgagaagctcctcaaccatgggaatactgaggacaaggaccttcctctagagcccacagagagagaaagccttcccctggagccaacgccctgcatttgaacttgtaacctactagactgtgagaaaaaaattttttctttgttaaagccatccacttgtggtatttctattatggcagcactagaagactttttttttttagaagactaAGATGTACCCCAAGCCTCTCCCTCCACTGTCAGAGGCTGTCATAGTTGGATACCCACCCAACCCACTGCCTCAGAGTTGGATAGTACCTTAGAAATGTCCTGTCagagggatcaaaatagaggatcctggacagagctggagaaaaatgtgtaataaaattctaactcacacacatacacaaaaaagaccagacttactggtctgacacagactggagaaacactgagagtatggcccctagacacccttttaactcagcactgaagtcactcctgaggttcacccttcagccgaagattagacaggcccataaaacaaaatgagactaaatgggcataccagcccagggacaaggttgagaaggcaggaggggacaggaaagctggtaatggggaacccaaggtcgagaaggggggagtgttgacatgttgtcagtttggcaaccaatgtcacaaagcaatgtgtgtattaactgtttaaagtgaactagtttgctctgcaaaccttcatctaaaatacaataaaaaaagaaacagcctGTCAAAACGCTCTGCTTTCCAAGATGAGAAGTAATGATGGTCTGCCCCTTGCTGAAGGCCCCACCACACCAGTCACAGGGAAGAGAAATACAACCACCTACCCCCCCACCACACCCACAATCCTACTGCCCAGCTTTAACAGCACGCTACCTCAACCTGCAAACACAGAAATCCAGTTTGTGGGTTCTTGTCAAAAAGTAGGCATTTCTTTTGACAAATTATGCAAAGGTATTGCCCCAAAACTTATCAGGTATGTCCGTGGTCCCCATAGGATATCTGAACCAGAATCAGTGCTCTCCTTCTGTTTCTCATTCAGGTTCAAACTGGCCGTGAAGTACCAATGCACAAAGATATCTGTGTACACAGTTGTTTTCTTGTCATTTATTTTAACCAGAAAATTCTTGACTATTCAACATCCATAAATGTGCCCTGGAAATAGCACAGAACTGTGAGTCATGGGGCTTGAGTTATCCCAACCCAGACCCCCACCCAATCTCCTACACTCCCATAGCACCGGTGTGTCACCTCTTGCATGCCAGGCACTGGAGCTGTGGGAATGGCCACCCTGCAAACCTTAACCACTTCCCCAGAACGGCAGCATAGACTCTGAGTTTACCATACAGTATACACATAAAATATTCAGCCTACTCCTGCAGGGGTTAAAGGAAAAATTGTGGAGTACACTCACCCAACTACTCCACACCTACTGTATGCAGGGTGTTGGGCTCAACTTTGGGGACCCAGGCAGGCCCGCCCTCTGGAGACAAGACACCACAACTTCTTGGGATAGCCAACAGCATTCGCCCTGTCCCAGGGTCTATAGGAGCAGACGAGGAGAAGGGGGAGAGGAAGCTCTTCAGAGAGGTAGGCGCGTGGTGCTGGGGCAACCTGGCAGGAAGAGGAACTCCCACTTGGATGAGAAGGGCTCCCTAGTGCTATGGGCCCTCAGAGTGATTTCGCTCAGCCCCCACAGGAACACACAGACACAAGGCCTTTAGAAGAAGAGCATGGGGAAGGACATGAGAGCTTTCTTTGGTCACCATCCCATCCCTGTGCTGAACAGTACCCAAATCTACGGCCTCGCCAAGGTCCCGCAGATTCATATAACTGCTAGGTTTGAATCTCAGCTATGCTACTTAACatttgtgtgactttgggcaaattaatAAATCTTTCTGTAAAATGAAATGATCACTGTCCTACCTCGCAGGGTGGTTTTATTGTAATTGGGTGAGAACTCCAATTGTAGCTGCTGTGCCGGATGACGTGTCTTTACTAGAGAAAGTCAGCATAGGACCTGGCGCTTGATATGCAGCTGTTGATCTaactaatgcctttttctccacacGTAATTGCCAAGATCGTCAGAGACAGTTTCTTTTACCTAGAAGGGCCAACAATACACCCTCACAGTGTTGCCTTGGGGACATGCTAGTTCTCTTGCTCTCTGCCATAGTATAGTGTCCAGAGATCTTGATCATCTCAATGTTTAACAAAGCATCACACTGATCCACTATATTCATGATAATATGCTGATTAGATCGATGAACAGGAAGTAGCAATTGCTGTAGGTGCTTTAGTAAGACGTGAAAAATAGAGGATGGGAGATTAGCACATGAAAATTTAGGGGCCCACCACCTAGTGAAGTCTCTTGAGGGGGAGTTCAGCAGTCTGAGACATGCCAAGATATCTCCTCCAAGTGAAAGATAACTTGCTGCATCTTACACCACCTACCATGAAAAAGAACAACACTTAGTAGAGCTTTTGGGATTTTATGTACATCATATACTGCATTTGAGTTTGCTACTTCAACTCATAAGCCTGGCAGTTTCAAGTGGGAACCAGAGAAAGTTTAGGTTGGCACAGGTTGCTTTACCACTTGGTCCTTAGGATCCAGCAGATCCAGTGATATTCAAAGTGTTTGTGCTGCCTAGGGATGCAGTATGGATCCTCTGACAAGCACCAATAGGAGACTCACACTACAAGCGTCTAGGACTTTGGACTAAGTCTGTGTTCTTTTTGGAAGTtaactcttctcattttgagaaaaaGTTTCTGGCTTGCTCTAGGGACTCAGTAGAGACAGAACATCTGACTGTGGTGCGTCAGGTGATTATACAGCCCAAAGATTGTCTGACTCACCTAGCCATAAGGTTGAGTGTGCATATCAGCAATCTATCATCAAATGTATATAAGAGactgattgtcatggattgaataatgtccccccaaaaagtgtgtatcaacttggttaggacatgattcccagtattgagtgattgtcctccatcttgtgattgtaattttatgttaaaaggattaaggtgggattgtaataccacccttactcagctcacctacctgatccaatgtaaagagagtttccccggggtgtggcctgcaccaccttttatctctcaagaggtgaaaggg
Above is a window of Loxodonta africana isolate mLoxAfr1 chromosome 2, mLoxAfr1.hap2, whole genome shotgun sequence DNA encoding:
- the S100B gene encoding protein S100-B — encoded protein: MSELEKAMVSLIDVFHQYSGKEGDKHKLKKSELKELINNELSHFLEEIKEQEVVDKVMETLDSDGDGECDFQEFMAFVAMVTTACHEFFEHE